A stretch of the Perca fluviatilis chromosome 17, GENO_Pfluv_1.0, whole genome shotgun sequence genome encodes the following:
- the taok3b gene encoding serine/threonine-protein kinase TAO3 isoform X4, with translation MSGYKRMRRQHQKQLIALENRLKAEMDEHRLRLQKELETHANNTYIELERLAKRHAAQTDKEMKSVAAEERRIQQQIVAQQKKELTNFLENQKKEYRLCKDKIKEEMDEDPCTPKEEKQERLSRHKETIQRSQAEEEAHLLAQQRLVYDRSCRALKRRSLVRKHEFEQEQLREELNKKRTQKEMEHALMIRQDESTQDMERRQLQMLQKLRIELMRLQHQTELENQEEYNGRRQRELHRKHTLEQRQQPRNLKALEMQIKKQFQDTCKVQNKQYKALRNHQLEVSPKGDHKNILKSLKEEQTRKLAILAEQYEQSINEMMASQAMRLDAEQEIECQALKQQLKQEMELLDAYQRKTKSQMETQHEREQQKLEQKVSIRRAHLEQKIEEELAALQKERTERIKHLLERQDREINAFDTESRSLGFRSLESLDFPKEDNR, from the exons ATGTCTGGGTATAAGCGCATGCGGCGGCAGCACCAGAAACAGCTGATCGCCCTGGAGAACAGGCTAAAGGCCGAGATGGATGAGCATAGGCTCCGGTTGCAGAAGGAATTAGAGACACATGCGAACAACACTTATATTGAGCTGGAAAGACTGGCCAAACGCCACGCTGCACAAACAGACAAAGAG ATGAAGTCAGTTGCAGCTGAAGAGAGGAGGATCCAGCAACAGATTGTTGCTCAGCAAAAGAAAGAGCTAACTAATTTCTTAGAGAATCAGAAAAAGGAGTACAGGCTTTGCAAAGACAAGATCAAAGAA GAGATGGATGAAGACCCTTGTACACCCAAGGAGGAGAAGCAGGAGCGTCTGTCCAGGCACAAAGAAACAATACAGCGCTctcaggctgaggaggaagcTCATCTGCTAGCCCAGCAGAGGCTAGTCTACGATAGGAGCTGCAGGGCCCTCAAACGCCGGAGTCTGGTCAGGAAGCATGAGTTTGAACAGGAGCAACTGAGAGAG GAGCTGAACAAGAAGAGGACCCAGAAGGAGATGGAACATGCTCTGATGATCCGGCAGGACGAGTCCACCCAGGACATGGAGCGCAGACAGCTGCAGATGTTGCAGAAGCTGCGTATTGAACTCATGCGGCTGCAGCACCAGACAGAGCTCGAAAACCAGGAGGAGTACAACGGCCGGCGGCAGAGAGAActacacaggaaacacactctggagcagcggcagcagcccaGAAACCTCAAG GCACTTGAGATGCAGATCAAGAAACAATTCCAGGATACTTGCAAAGTGCAGAACAAGCAGTACAAAGCTCTTAGGAACCATCAGCTGGAGGTCTCTCCTAAAGGCGACCATAAGAACATCCTTAAGAGCCTAAAAGAGGAGCAGACACGCAAGCTGGCCATACTGGCTGAGCAGTATGAGCAGAGCATCAACGAGATGATGGCTTCACAAGCG ATGCGACTAGACGCAGAGCAGGAAATAGAGTGCCAAGCTCTGAAGCAGCAGCTGAAGCAAGAGATGGAGCTCCTGGATGCCTACCAGAGAAAAACCAAGTCACAGATGGAGACCCAACACGAGCGAGAGCAGCAGAAACTTGAGCAGAAGGTCTCCATACGCAGGGCACACCTTGAACAGAAG attgaagaggaactgGCAGCACTTCAGAAGGAGCGCACCGAAAGGATCAAACACTTGTTGGAACGTCAGGACAGAGAAATTAATGCTTTTGACACAGAAAGTAGAAGCCTTGGCTTCAGAAGCCTGGAATCTCTGGACTTCCCCAAAGAAGACAACAGATGA
- the taok3b gene encoding serine/threonine-protein kinase TAO3 isoform X1 yields the protein MSGYKRMRRQHQKQLIALENRLKAEMDEHRLRLQKELETHANNTYIELERLAKRHAAQTDKEMKSVAAEERRIQQQIVAQQKKELTNFLENQKKEYRLCKDKIKEEMDEDPCTPKEEKQERLSRHKETIQRSQAEEEAHLLAQQRLVYDRSCRALKRRSLVRKHEFEQEQLRESQELNKKRTQKEMEHALMIRQDESTQDMERRQLQMLQKLRIELMRLQHQTELENQEEYNGRRQRELHRKHTLEQRQQPRNLKVAGTFSLPLCGYLALEMQIKKQFQDTCKVQNKQYKALRNHQLEVSPKGDHKNILKSLKEEQTRKLAILAEQYEQSINEMMASQAMRLDAEQEIECQALKQQLKQEMELLDAYQRKTKSQMETQHEREQQKLEQKVSIRRAHLEQKIEEELAALQKERTERIKHLLERQDREINAFDTESRSLGFRSLESLDFPKEDNR from the exons ATGTCTGGGTATAAGCGCATGCGGCGGCAGCACCAGAAACAGCTGATCGCCCTGGAGAACAGGCTAAAGGCCGAGATGGATGAGCATAGGCTCCGGTTGCAGAAGGAATTAGAGACACATGCGAACAACACTTATATTGAGCTGGAAAGACTGGCCAAACGCCACGCTGCACAAACAGACAAAGAG ATGAAGTCAGTTGCAGCTGAAGAGAGGAGGATCCAGCAACAGATTGTTGCTCAGCAAAAGAAAGAGCTAACTAATTTCTTAGAGAATCAGAAAAAGGAGTACAGGCTTTGCAAAGACAAGATCAAAGAA GAGATGGATGAAGACCCTTGTACACCCAAGGAGGAGAAGCAGGAGCGTCTGTCCAGGCACAAAGAAACAATACAGCGCTctcaggctgaggaggaagcTCATCTGCTAGCCCAGCAGAGGCTAGTCTACGATAGGAGCTGCAGGGCCCTCAAACGCCGGAGTCTGGTCAGGAAGCATGAGTTTGAACAGGAGCAACTGAGAGAG TCCCAGGAGCTGAACAAGAAGAGGACCCAGAAGGAGATGGAACATGCTCTGATGATCCGGCAGGACGAGTCCACCCAGGACATGGAGCGCAGACAGCTGCAGATGTTGCAGAAGCTGCGTATTGAACTCATGCGGCTGCAGCACCAGACAGAGCTCGAAAACCAGGAGGAGTACAACGGCCGGCGGCAGAGAGAActacacaggaaacacactctggagcagcggcagcagcccaGAAACCTCAAGGTTGCTGGAACTTTCTCTTTGCCACTATGTGGTTATTTA GCACTTGAGATGCAGATCAAGAAACAATTCCAGGATACTTGCAAAGTGCAGAACAAGCAGTACAAAGCTCTTAGGAACCATCAGCTGGAGGTCTCTCCTAAAGGCGACCATAAGAACATCCTTAAGAGCCTAAAAGAGGAGCAGACACGCAAGCTGGCCATACTGGCTGAGCAGTATGAGCAGAGCATCAACGAGATGATGGCTTCACAAGCG ATGCGACTAGACGCAGAGCAGGAAATAGAGTGCCAAGCTCTGAAGCAGCAGCTGAAGCAAGAGATGGAGCTCCTGGATGCCTACCAGAGAAAAACCAAGTCACAGATGGAGACCCAACACGAGCGAGAGCAGCAGAAACTTGAGCAGAAGGTCTCCATACGCAGGGCACACCTTGAACAGAAG attgaagaggaactgGCAGCACTTCAGAAGGAGCGCACCGAAAGGATCAAACACTTGTTGGAACGTCAGGACAGAGAAATTAATGCTTTTGACACAGAAAGTAGAAGCCTTGGCTTCAGAAGCCTGGAATCTCTGGACTTCCCCAAAGAAGACAACAGATGA
- the LOC120546055 gene encoding heat shock protein beta-1-like, producing the protein MGEQNKILSRPIFRRDVSWDPFPNWTQPSRIFAQDFGLPPFLEPSDLDWIEWSKRRLASFSWPGYTQTPLLPPFIGQHPAALNQKGLRQLTSGVSEIRTGQDSWKINLDVNHFSPEEITITTKEGYLQISGNHEEKQDEHGSVSRCFTRKYKLPQGVDLQHISSSLSGDGVLSVEAPTPGTSISIPANEIVIPVQIRQTQDGEK; encoded by the exons ATGGgggaacaaaataaaatattatccCGTCCCATTTTCCGCCGAGATGTAAGCTGGGATCCTTTCCCAAACTGGACGCAGCCGAGCCGAATCTTTGCGCAGGATTTTGGACTCCCTCCATTCCTGGAACCTAGTGATCTGGACTGGATAGAGTGGTCAAAGAGGAGACTAGCATCTTTCTCCTGGCCAGGGTACACACAAACTCCCCTTCTGCCTCCATTCATTGGTCAGCACCCTGCAGCGTTGAACCAAAAGGGTCTGAGACAACTGACAAGTGGAGTGTCAGAGATCCGAACAGGGCAGGACAGCTGGAAGATTAACCTGGACGTCAATCACTTTTCGCCTGAGGAAATTACAATCACAACCAAGGAGGGTTATTTGCAAATATCAG GAAATCATGAAGAAAAGCAGGATGAGCATGGCTCGGTGTCAAGGTGCTTCACCCGGAAATACAA gcttCCGCAGGGGGTGGACTTGCAGCACATCAGTTCTTCTCTGTCTGGTGATGGAGTTCTGTCCGTAGAGGCCCCCACCCCCGGGACATCCATCAGCATTCCAGCGAATGAGATTGTCATACCTGTACAGATCAGACAGACGCAGGATGGTGAAAAGTGA
- the taok3b gene encoding serine/threonine-protein kinase TAO3 isoform X3, with the protein MSGYKRMRRQHQKQLIALENRLKAEMDEHRLRLQKELETHANNTYIELERLAKRHAAQTDKEMKSVAAEERRIQQQIVAQQKKELTNFLENQKKEYRLCKDKIKEEMDEDPCTPKEEKQERLSRHKETIQRSQAEEEAHLLAQQRLVYDRSCRALKRRSLVRKHEFEQEQLRESQELNKKRTQKEMEHALMIRQDESTQDMERRQLQMLQKLRIELMRLQHQTELENQEEYNGRRQRELHRKHTLEQRQQPRNLKALEMQIKKQFQDTCKVQNKQYKALRNHQLEVSPKGDHKNILKSLKEEQTRKLAILAEQYEQSINEMMASQAMRLDAEQEIECQALKQQLKQEMELLDAYQRKTKSQMETQHEREQQKLEQKVSIRRAHLEQKIEEELAALQKERTERIKHLLERQDREINAFDTESRSLGFRSLESLDFPKEDNR; encoded by the exons ATGTCTGGGTATAAGCGCATGCGGCGGCAGCACCAGAAACAGCTGATCGCCCTGGAGAACAGGCTAAAGGCCGAGATGGATGAGCATAGGCTCCGGTTGCAGAAGGAATTAGAGACACATGCGAACAACACTTATATTGAGCTGGAAAGACTGGCCAAACGCCACGCTGCACAAACAGACAAAGAG ATGAAGTCAGTTGCAGCTGAAGAGAGGAGGATCCAGCAACAGATTGTTGCTCAGCAAAAGAAAGAGCTAACTAATTTCTTAGAGAATCAGAAAAAGGAGTACAGGCTTTGCAAAGACAAGATCAAAGAA GAGATGGATGAAGACCCTTGTACACCCAAGGAGGAGAAGCAGGAGCGTCTGTCCAGGCACAAAGAAACAATACAGCGCTctcaggctgaggaggaagcTCATCTGCTAGCCCAGCAGAGGCTAGTCTACGATAGGAGCTGCAGGGCCCTCAAACGCCGGAGTCTGGTCAGGAAGCATGAGTTTGAACAGGAGCAACTGAGAGAG TCCCAGGAGCTGAACAAGAAGAGGACCCAGAAGGAGATGGAACATGCTCTGATGATCCGGCAGGACGAGTCCACCCAGGACATGGAGCGCAGACAGCTGCAGATGTTGCAGAAGCTGCGTATTGAACTCATGCGGCTGCAGCACCAGACAGAGCTCGAAAACCAGGAGGAGTACAACGGCCGGCGGCAGAGAGAActacacaggaaacacactctggagcagcggcagcagcccaGAAACCTCAAG GCACTTGAGATGCAGATCAAGAAACAATTCCAGGATACTTGCAAAGTGCAGAACAAGCAGTACAAAGCTCTTAGGAACCATCAGCTGGAGGTCTCTCCTAAAGGCGACCATAAGAACATCCTTAAGAGCCTAAAAGAGGAGCAGACACGCAAGCTGGCCATACTGGCTGAGCAGTATGAGCAGAGCATCAACGAGATGATGGCTTCACAAGCG ATGCGACTAGACGCAGAGCAGGAAATAGAGTGCCAAGCTCTGAAGCAGCAGCTGAAGCAAGAGATGGAGCTCCTGGATGCCTACCAGAGAAAAACCAAGTCACAGATGGAGACCCAACACGAGCGAGAGCAGCAGAAACTTGAGCAGAAGGTCTCCATACGCAGGGCACACCTTGAACAGAAG attgaagaggaactgGCAGCACTTCAGAAGGAGCGCACCGAAAGGATCAAACACTTGTTGGAACGTCAGGACAGAGAAATTAATGCTTTTGACACAGAAAGTAGAAGCCTTGGCTTCAGAAGCCTGGAATCTCTGGACTTCCCCAAAGAAGACAACAGATGA
- the taok3b gene encoding serine/threonine-protein kinase TAO3 isoform X2 — MSGYKRMRRQHQKQLIALENRLKAEMDEHRLRLQKELETHANNTYIELERLAKRHAAQTDKEMKSVAAEERRIQQQIVAQQKKELTNFLENQKKEYRLCKDKIKEEMDEDPCTPKEEKQERLSRHKETIQRSQAEEEAHLLAQQRLVYDRSCRALKRRSLVRKHEFEQEQLREELNKKRTQKEMEHALMIRQDESTQDMERRQLQMLQKLRIELMRLQHQTELENQEEYNGRRQRELHRKHTLEQRQQPRNLKVAGTFSLPLCGYLALEMQIKKQFQDTCKVQNKQYKALRNHQLEVSPKGDHKNILKSLKEEQTRKLAILAEQYEQSINEMMASQAMRLDAEQEIECQALKQQLKQEMELLDAYQRKTKSQMETQHEREQQKLEQKVSIRRAHLEQKIEEELAALQKERTERIKHLLERQDREINAFDTESRSLGFRSLESLDFPKEDNR; from the exons ATGTCTGGGTATAAGCGCATGCGGCGGCAGCACCAGAAACAGCTGATCGCCCTGGAGAACAGGCTAAAGGCCGAGATGGATGAGCATAGGCTCCGGTTGCAGAAGGAATTAGAGACACATGCGAACAACACTTATATTGAGCTGGAAAGACTGGCCAAACGCCACGCTGCACAAACAGACAAAGAG ATGAAGTCAGTTGCAGCTGAAGAGAGGAGGATCCAGCAACAGATTGTTGCTCAGCAAAAGAAAGAGCTAACTAATTTCTTAGAGAATCAGAAAAAGGAGTACAGGCTTTGCAAAGACAAGATCAAAGAA GAGATGGATGAAGACCCTTGTACACCCAAGGAGGAGAAGCAGGAGCGTCTGTCCAGGCACAAAGAAACAATACAGCGCTctcaggctgaggaggaagcTCATCTGCTAGCCCAGCAGAGGCTAGTCTACGATAGGAGCTGCAGGGCCCTCAAACGCCGGAGTCTGGTCAGGAAGCATGAGTTTGAACAGGAGCAACTGAGAGAG GAGCTGAACAAGAAGAGGACCCAGAAGGAGATGGAACATGCTCTGATGATCCGGCAGGACGAGTCCACCCAGGACATGGAGCGCAGACAGCTGCAGATGTTGCAGAAGCTGCGTATTGAACTCATGCGGCTGCAGCACCAGACAGAGCTCGAAAACCAGGAGGAGTACAACGGCCGGCGGCAGAGAGAActacacaggaaacacactctggagcagcggcagcagcccaGAAACCTCAAGGTTGCTGGAACTTTCTCTTTGCCACTATGTGGTTATTTA GCACTTGAGATGCAGATCAAGAAACAATTCCAGGATACTTGCAAAGTGCAGAACAAGCAGTACAAAGCTCTTAGGAACCATCAGCTGGAGGTCTCTCCTAAAGGCGACCATAAGAACATCCTTAAGAGCCTAAAAGAGGAGCAGACACGCAAGCTGGCCATACTGGCTGAGCAGTATGAGCAGAGCATCAACGAGATGATGGCTTCACAAGCG ATGCGACTAGACGCAGAGCAGGAAATAGAGTGCCAAGCTCTGAAGCAGCAGCTGAAGCAAGAGATGGAGCTCCTGGATGCCTACCAGAGAAAAACCAAGTCACAGATGGAGACCCAACACGAGCGAGAGCAGCAGAAACTTGAGCAGAAGGTCTCCATACGCAGGGCACACCTTGAACAGAAG attgaagaggaactgGCAGCACTTCAGAAGGAGCGCACCGAAAGGATCAAACACTTGTTGGAACGTCAGGACAGAGAAATTAATGCTTTTGACACAGAAAGTAGAAGCCTTGGCTTCAGAAGCCTGGAATCTCTGGACTTCCCCAAAGAAGACAACAGATGA